A genomic window from Haladaptatus caseinilyticus includes:
- a CDS encoding CHY zinc finger protein, producing the protein MPIIHGTKVHGVEVDAETRCSHYHTERDVIAIRYPCCDEFYPCFQCHDEVADHPRETWPENQRDSEAVLCGACGSELTIAEYLACESQCPDCDTEFNPGCANHSHLYFED; encoded by the coding sequence ATGCCAATCATCCACGGAACCAAAGTTCACGGCGTCGAGGTCGATGCAGAGACACGATGCTCGCACTATCACACTGAGCGAGACGTAATCGCGATTCGGTACCCGTGCTGTGACGAATTCTATCCCTGTTTTCAGTGTCACGACGAAGTAGCCGACCATCCCCGGGAAACGTGGCCCGAAAACCAGCGCGATTCGGAGGCGGTGCTGTGTGGTGCTTGCGGTTCCGAACTAACGATTGCGGAGTATTTGGCCTGTGAATCGCAGTGCCCTGACTGCGACACGGAATTCAATCCGGGCTGTGCGAACCATTCTCATCTGTACTTCGAGGACTGA
- a CDS encoding HVO_0476 family zinc finger protein, producing MSDTAERVAVVCPSCSPNDETVHEVLKPGGQATVRCTECSHVHKTKIERVQTEEIDVIVSQEGESFSAAADVPVEETLAVGEEFVLETDEAIFVVRITSLEQDHDRRVEESAAEDVETIWTRAVDNVSVNVTIHPNDGRRDNSRGIKVNIPGDYEFVVGETEELANEEFTIDGILVTDDATGYNHDRLDFDGDTVIAKDVKRIYAEDESSTAWSAW from the coding sequence ATGAGCGATACTGCGGAACGTGTGGCAGTCGTCTGCCCATCCTGTTCCCCCAACGATGAAACCGTCCACGAGGTGCTCAAACCGGGTGGGCAAGCGACGGTGCGCTGTACCGAGTGCAGTCACGTCCACAAGACGAAAATAGAGCGAGTACAGACCGAAGAAATCGACGTCATCGTTTCCCAGGAGGGCGAGTCGTTCTCCGCGGCGGCCGATGTGCCGGTCGAGGAGACGCTAGCTGTCGGCGAGGAATTCGTCCTCGAAACCGACGAGGCGATATTCGTCGTCCGAATCACGAGCCTCGAACAGGACCACGACCGACGCGTCGAGGAGTCCGCCGCCGAGGACGTCGAAACCATCTGGACACGAGCGGTGGACAACGTCTCGGTTAACGTGACGATACATCCGAACGACGGACGCAGGGACAACTCCCGCGGCATCAAGGTGAACATCCCCGGTGATTACGAGTTCGTCGTCGGCGAAACCGAGGAACTCGCCAACGAGGAGTTCACGATCGACGGTATTCTCGTCACCGACGACGCGACTGGCTACAACCACGACCGACTCGACTTCGACGGCGACACCGTGATAGCAAAGGACGTAAAGCGCATCTACGCGGAAGACGAGAGTTCGACCGCGTGGTCTGCGTGGTAG
- a CDS encoding type II glyceraldehyde-3-phosphate dehydrogenase: protein MLQVGINGYGTIGKRVADAVRAQPDMEVVGVAKTRPNFEAEGAVEKGYPLYAAIEERAGQFDDAGIELAGMVEEMVEKADVVVDACPSGIGADNKSLYEEYDTPALYQGGEDADVADVSFNARANFEKAVDARHVRVVSCNTTGLSRLIAPLREEYGVEKVRATLVRRGGDPAQTGRGPINDIVPNPVSLPSHHGPDVKTIFPDLSIDTLGLKVPATLMHMHSVNVSLESEPDAQEVRELLERQSRIFVVPERMDIDGAGKLKEHAMDRDRPRADLWENCLWGESVSMEGNDLYLFQAIHQESDVVPENVDAIRAVTNTADAQESIETTNEALDIGF from the coding sequence ATGCTACAGGTCGGCATCAACGGGTACGGGACTATCGGGAAACGAGTCGCTGACGCTGTTCGGGCGCAACCGGACATGGAGGTCGTGGGTGTCGCAAAGACCCGACCCAATTTCGAAGCCGAGGGAGCAGTCGAGAAAGGGTATCCGCTCTACGCCGCGATTGAGGAGCGCGCAGGGCAGTTCGACGACGCGGGAATCGAACTCGCCGGAATGGTCGAAGAGATGGTCGAGAAGGCCGACGTGGTCGTGGACGCCTGTCCCTCCGGAATCGGTGCGGACAACAAATCGCTGTACGAGGAGTATGACACACCCGCTCTGTATCAGGGCGGTGAGGACGCGGACGTTGCCGACGTGAGCTTCAACGCACGCGCAAACTTCGAGAAAGCCGTGGATGCACGACACGTCCGCGTCGTTTCGTGCAACACGACCGGACTATCACGCCTCATCGCGCCACTCCGAGAGGAGTACGGCGTCGAGAAGGTTCGCGCGACACTCGTCCGGCGTGGTGGCGACCCGGCCCAGACCGGTCGTGGCCCCATCAACGACATCGTGCCAAACCCGGTCAGCCTGCCGTCGCACCACGGTCCCGACGTGAAAACCATCTTCCCCGACCTTTCCATCGACACGCTCGGTCTGAAGGTTCCGGCGACGCTGATGCACATGCACAGCGTCAACGTTTCGCTCGAATCCGAACCGGACGCGCAGGAAGTTCGTGAGCTGCTCGAACGCCAGTCGCGCATCTTCGTCGTTCCGGAACGAATGGATATCGACGGCGCTGGCAAACTCAAGGAGCACGCCATGGACAGGGACCGACCGCGGGCAGACCTCTGGGAGAACTGCCTCTGGGGCGAATCGGTCTCGATGGAAGGCAACGACCTCTACCTCTTCCAAGCGATTCACCAGGAGAGCGACGTGGTTCCCGAGAACGTCGATGCGATTCGCGCGGTGACGAACACCGCGGACGCACAAGAGAGTATCGAAACGACGAACGAAGCGCTGGACATCGGTTTCTAA
- a CDS encoding aminopeptidase codes for MSLDDAAKTAVEQCMALRPDESCAVITDDKRWDIGKALYDAAREITDDVVIARYPVGNQHGEEPPEPVAAAMSGADVVLAPTTKSLSHTRARGEANDAGTRAATLPGITEEVMVTGLSADYETIDQQCQDVLAQVEGADQIRVTTKKGTDITFEPGDREWYDDTGLCHEPGDFTNLPAGEVFVSPENVNGRYVVDGTMRPHGLLEDGQTLEFEVEDGYVTEISDDEIRSQVETAAEEVGQDAYNLAELGIGTNVAVTELVGSVLLDEKAGGTVHIAIGDDAGIGGDTDAPLHLDGIIREPTVYADGEEVELPRS; via the coding sequence ATGAGTCTGGACGACGCGGCGAAAACCGCTGTCGAGCAGTGTATGGCCCTCCGACCGGACGAAAGCTGTGCGGTCATCACCGACGACAAACGGTGGGACATCGGAAAGGCGTTATACGACGCGGCCCGCGAAATCACGGACGACGTCGTTATCGCGCGCTATCCAGTCGGCAATCAGCACGGCGAGGAACCGCCGGAACCCGTCGCCGCCGCGATGTCCGGCGCGGACGTCGTTCTCGCACCGACGACGAAGAGTCTAAGTCACACTCGTGCACGTGGCGAGGCAAACGATGCGGGGACACGAGCGGCCACCCTCCCAGGAATCACGGAGGAAGTGATGGTCACAGGTCTGTCCGCCGACTACGAAACCATCGACCAACAGTGTCAGGACGTGCTCGCGCAGGTCGAAGGCGCGGACCAAATCCGCGTCACGACCAAAAAAGGAACCGATATCACGTTCGAACCCGGTGACCGCGAGTGGTACGACGACACCGGCCTCTGTCACGAACCCGGCGACTTCACGAACCTCCCGGCCGGTGAGGTGTTCGTCAGCCCCGAGAACGTAAACGGACGCTACGTCGTGGACGGTACGATGCGCCCCCACGGCCTTCTCGAAGACGGACAAACCCTCGAATTCGAAGTCGAGGACGGCTACGTAACCGAAATCAGTGACGACGAAATTCGCTCGCAGGTCGAAACCGCCGCCGAGGAAGTCGGCCAAGACGCCTACAACCTCGCAGAACTCGGTATCGGAACGAACGTCGCCGTCACCGAACTCGTCGGCTCCGTCCTGCTCGACGAGAAAGCGGGCGGGACGGTTCACATCGCAATCGGCGACGACGCAGGCATCGGCGGCGACACCGACGCTCCGCTGCATCTCGACGGTATCATCCGCGAACCGACCGTCTATGCAGACGGGGAGGAAGTCGAACTGCCGCGATCCTGA
- a CDS encoding Hsp20/alpha crystallin family protein, with amino-acid sequence MRRDDRDDPFDDLFREIERMMNDMMGGNVDMQVDTGASGFGADTHVDIHEDDEHVRVIADLPGVEKQDINLKCDGEMMTISAVSDHREYDERISLPARVDERSAKATYNNGVLEVTLEKTDESANISVE; translated from the coding sequence ATGCGACGAGACGACCGCGACGACCCCTTCGACGACCTCTTTCGCGAAATCGAACGTATGATGAACGATATGATGGGCGGAAACGTGGACATGCAGGTCGATACCGGCGCGTCGGGATTCGGGGCAGACACGCACGTCGACATCCACGAGGATGACGAACACGTTCGCGTCATCGCCGACCTTCCCGGTGTCGAAAAACAGGACATCAACCTCAAATGCGACGGCGAGATGATGACCATCAGCGCCGTCAGTGACCACCGCGAGTACGACGAACGCATCTCGCTTCCGGCACGTGTCGACGAACGATCTGCAAAAGCGACCTACAACAACGGCGTCCTGGAAGTCACCCTCGAAAAGACCGACGAATCGGCGAACATCAGCGTCGAATAG